The Nocardioides sp. S-1144 genome includes a region encoding these proteins:
- a CDS encoding transporter substrate-binding domain-containing protein has protein sequence MRLVDITDELAPTGTLRASINLGNPVLAQGTPDAPGGVTVDIARELGSLLGVPVELVCFDAARDSFTAMTTGRADICFLAVDPAREETVAFTAPYAVIEGVYAVPDGSPLTSADDVDRPGVRVGVKEGSAYDLFLTRTLAHAEVVRGSEGTSVFSEQRLEVAAGIRQPVVDFVATHPGTRLLEPRFMEIQQAVGTARTRSPEAVGFLHTFVEDLKATGFVAAALLRSGRRDATVAPPAA, from the coding sequence ATGCGGCTCGTGGACATCACCGACGAGCTCGCTCCGACCGGCACCCTGCGTGCGTCGATCAACCTCGGCAACCCGGTGCTCGCCCAGGGCACCCCAGATGCTCCGGGCGGCGTCACCGTCGACATCGCCCGCGAGCTCGGCTCTCTGCTCGGCGTCCCGGTCGAGCTGGTCTGCTTCGACGCCGCGCGCGACTCGTTCACGGCGATGACCACGGGCCGGGCCGACATCTGCTTCCTCGCCGTCGACCCCGCCCGCGAGGAGACGGTCGCGTTCACCGCGCCGTACGCGGTCATCGAGGGGGTCTACGCGGTCCCCGACGGCTCACCCCTCACCTCGGCCGACGACGTCGACCGCCCGGGCGTCCGGGTCGGGGTCAAGGAGGGGTCGGCCTACGACCTGTTCCTCACCCGCACCCTGGCGCACGCCGAGGTGGTCCGGGGCAGCGAGGGCACCTCGGTGTTCTCCGAGCAGCGGCTGGAGGTCGCCGCCGGCATCAGGCAGCCGGTCGTCGACTTCGTCGCGACCCACCCCGGCACGCGGCTGCTCGAGCCGCGCTTCATGGAGATCCAGCAGGCGGTCGGCACCGCGCGGACCCGCAGCCCGGAGGCGGTCGGGTTCCTGCACACCTTCGTCGAGGACCTGAAGGCCACCGGCTTCGTCGCCGCGGCGCTCCTCCGGTCGGGTCGACGCGACGCGACCGTCGCCCCGCCCGCCGCGTGA
- a CDS encoding response regulator transcription factor — protein sequence MLNLEDDVDVVAEAATGDEAVAMAVKHGVDVAVLDLQMPGLDGTAVAEQLATRLPGCRCIIVTSHGRPGHLKRALAAGVRGFLPKTTSAATLAAVVRTVHAGGRHVDPQLAAEAITAGDSPLTPRESDVLELAATGAPIDEIAQRASLSPGTVRNYLSNAMTKLDAANRHDAVAIARRMGWI from the coding sequence ATGCTCAACCTCGAGGACGACGTCGACGTGGTCGCCGAGGCCGCCACCGGCGACGAGGCGGTCGCGATGGCCGTCAAGCACGGGGTCGACGTCGCCGTGCTCGACCTGCAGATGCCCGGGCTCGACGGCACGGCGGTGGCCGAGCAGCTGGCCACGCGGCTGCCCGGCTGCCGCTGCATCATCGTCACCAGCCACGGCCGTCCCGGTCACCTCAAGCGGGCGCTCGCGGCCGGCGTCCGCGGGTTCCTGCCGAAGACGACGTCGGCGGCCACGCTCGCGGCCGTCGTCCGCACGGTGCACGCCGGGGGCCGCCACGTCGACCCCCAGCTCGCGGCCGAGGCCATCACCGCCGGCGACAGCCCGCTCACCCCGCGCGAGTCCGACGTCCTCGAGCTCGCCGCGACCGGCGCCCCGATCGACGAGATCGCCCAGCGGGCCTCCCTCTCCCCCGGCACGGTGCGCAACTACCTGTCCAACGCGATGACCAAGCTCGACGCCGCCAACCGGCACGACGCGGTCGCGATCGCGCGGCGGATGGGCTGGATCTGA
- a CDS encoding sensor histidine kinase, protein MTLRRPRRWSALSRVERVDLYTRASLYVMLAGFAFSLLLAAATAAADAGERGAIVAGGVVVLVAATVVLRAVVDNHPARGPLPWPWVAVLLLGSVGYLLVPGTSSVDTVQATVTAMVIGNVAAALGGIPDHRVSAAVVAGGAVLGGLRGEASGVVSGAVLAAFLVFAVRASLWVLDVVSELDAARNAVARLAVAEERLRFSRDVHDVLGRRLSTIAVQAELAATLAARGDERSAEKMLEVRAVAHEALAEARELARGYRPTDLATELEGARSLLRSAGIDVELAVDVVPRAWHEAAGWVVRESVTNVLRHSAATRVRIELAGDELRVSNDGVRAGPPASGGGAGLDGLRERLSPLGASLTTTASPGSWTVVAHLPGSGPLSATTTRSPA, encoded by the coding sequence ATGACCCTGCGCAGACCCCGCCGCTGGTCGGCCCTGAGCCGGGTCGAGCGCGTCGACCTCTACACCCGCGCCTCGCTGTACGTGATGCTCGCCGGCTTCGCCTTCTCGCTCCTGCTCGCCGCGGCGACCGCCGCCGCCGACGCGGGCGAGCGGGGCGCCATCGTCGCGGGCGGGGTCGTCGTGCTCGTCGCCGCGACGGTCGTGCTGCGCGCGGTGGTCGACAACCACCCCGCCCGCGGTCCGCTGCCCTGGCCGTGGGTGGCGGTGCTGCTGCTGGGCAGCGTGGGGTACCTGCTCGTGCCCGGCACGTCGTCGGTCGACACCGTGCAGGCCACGGTGACCGCGATGGTGATCGGCAACGTCGCCGCCGCCCTCGGCGGCATCCCCGACCACCGGGTCTCGGCCGCGGTGGTGGCCGGCGGCGCCGTCCTCGGCGGGCTGCGGGGCGAGGCCTCGGGGGTGGTGTCAGGGGCTGTCCTCGCGGCCTTCCTCGTGTTCGCGGTCCGCGCCTCGCTCTGGGTGCTCGACGTCGTGAGCGAGCTCGACGCCGCCCGGAACGCCGTCGCCCGGCTGGCGGTCGCCGAGGAGCGCCTGCGGTTCTCCCGCGACGTCCACGACGTGCTCGGGAGGCGCCTGTCGACGATCGCCGTCCAGGCCGAGCTCGCCGCGACCCTCGCCGCCCGCGGCGACGAGCGGTCGGCGGAGAAGATGCTGGAGGTGCGTGCCGTCGCGCACGAGGCGCTCGCCGAGGCCCGCGAGCTGGCCCGCGGCTACCGCCCCACCGACCTGGCGACCGAGCTCGAGGGCGCCCGGTCGCTGCTCCGCTCGGCCGGGATCGACGTCGAGCTCGCCGTGGACGTCGTCCCCCGGGCCTGGCACGAGGCGGCCGGGTGGGTGGTCCGCGAGAGCGTCACCAACGTGCTGCGCCACTCGGCGGCCACCCGCGTGCGCATCGAGCTCGCGGGCGACGAGCTGCGGGTCTCGAACGACGGCGTCCGAGCCGGCCCCCCGGCGTCCGGCGGCGGCGCCGGCCTCGACGGCCTGCGGGAACGACTCAGCCCGCTCGGCGCCTCCCTCACCACGACCGCCTCGCCCGGCTCCTGGACCGTCGTGGCCCACCTGCCCGGGTCCGGGCCGCTGAGCGCCACCACCACCAGGAGCCCCGCGTGA
- a CDS encoding ABC transporter permease yields MSATTATTTAPTPADRFSLRRLAHLTRWNLVLLARNRLALVYGTVLPLAGLALLLPGERGDIALGASGIGGVVLTAGLFPVFYNVLSQFVNRRDELVLKRMRTGEVRDSELLVGVALPGVLCALAVSAVTVPAAAALGQPLPLNPAVFAVGAVVSAVMFAGLAYWTAAWTRSAEAAQLTSMPVIILAIAGPVMASLTSLPEAVRDVVSYTPGAAIGELVRVGWFGLDGTGATESTLSLSETWGQSVGPLAVMVAWTGVALSLASRSMRWEPRS; encoded by the coding sequence ATGAGCGCCACCACCGCCACGACCACCGCCCCCACCCCCGCCGACCGCTTCTCCCTGCGCCGGCTGGCCCACCTGACCCGGTGGAACCTCGTCCTCCTGGCGCGCAACCGGCTCGCGCTGGTCTACGGCACGGTGCTGCCGCTCGCCGGGTTGGCCCTGCTGCTGCCCGGGGAGCGGGGCGACATCGCCCTCGGCGCCTCCGGCATCGGCGGCGTCGTGCTCACCGCCGGGCTGTTCCCGGTGTTCTACAACGTGCTGTCGCAGTTCGTGAACCGCCGCGACGAGCTGGTGCTCAAGCGGATGCGCACCGGTGAGGTCCGCGACTCCGAGCTGCTCGTCGGCGTCGCGCTGCCCGGCGTCCTGTGCGCCCTCGCGGTCAGCGCCGTCACCGTCCCGGCCGCCGCCGCGCTGGGCCAGCCGCTCCCCCTGAACCCGGCCGTGTTCGCCGTCGGTGCCGTGGTCTCGGCGGTCATGTTCGCGGGCCTGGCCTACTGGACGGCGGCCTGGACCCGCAGCGCCGAGGCGGCGCAGCTGACCAGCATGCCGGTGATCATCCTGGCCATCGCCGGACCGGTCATGGCCTCGCTCACCAGCCTGCCCGAGGCGGTGCGCGACGTCGTCTCCTACACCCCGGGCGCCGCCATCGGCGAGCTCGTGCGGGTCGGCTGGTTCGGGCTCGACGGCACCGGCGCGACCGAGTCGACCCTGTCGCTCTCGGAGACGTGGGGGCAGAGCGTCGGCCCCCTCGCCGTGATGGTCGCCTGGACCGGCGTCGCCCTCTCGCTCGCCTCCCGCTCGATGCGCTGGGAGCCCCGCTCCTGA
- a CDS encoding ABC transporter ATP-binding protein translates to MDTNTTTRSPGQPAIRVRGLRRTFGHGATAFEAVRGIDLDVAAGSITALLGTNGAGKTSTLEVIEGLATATAGEIRVLGLDPIADRAAVRRRTGVLLQRSGFSGDLTVRETLRLWSGTLTAPRPVDDMLDLLSLGGRADTRMLSLSGGESRRVDLAATLMGDPELVILDEPTTGLDPESRRQVWTLVAGLRDAGSTVLVTTHYLEEAETLADRLEIMHRGEIVRSGTPTEIAAGHPSMISFDRLDTLPDPLSGVTRVHHEHSRTTLETSDLQASLGDLLDWADQYGVRLAGLDARSPSLETVFLAIADGRDPDAGTPGRPADRPAEHATPAVPLEGSLR, encoded by the coding sequence ATGGACACGAACACCACCACCCGATCCCCGGGGCAGCCTGCGATCCGGGTCCGCGGCCTGCGACGCACCTTCGGACACGGCGCCACCGCGTTCGAGGCCGTCCGCGGCATCGACCTCGACGTCGCCGCCGGCTCCATCACCGCCCTCCTCGGCACCAACGGCGCCGGCAAGACCTCCACGCTGGAGGTGATCGAGGGGCTGGCCACCGCCACCGCGGGCGAGATCCGCGTGCTCGGGCTCGACCCGATCGCCGACCGCGCCGCCGTCCGGCGTCGGACCGGGGTGCTGCTGCAGCGCAGCGGCTTCTCCGGCGACCTGACCGTGCGCGAGACGCTGCGGCTGTGGAGCGGGACGCTCACCGCGCCGCGCCCGGTCGACGACATGCTCGACCTGCTCTCGCTCGGCGGGCGCGCCGACACCCGGATGCTGTCGCTCTCGGGCGGGGAGAGCCGCCGCGTCGACCTCGCCGCCACGCTGATGGGCGACCCCGAGCTGGTCATCCTCGACGAGCCGACCACCGGCCTGGACCCCGAGAGCCGCCGCCAGGTCTGGACCCTCGTCGCCGGCCTCCGCGACGCGGGCTCCACGGTCCTCGTCACCACCCACTACCTCGAGGAGGCCGAGACCCTCGCGGACCGCCTCGAGATCATGCACCGCGGCGAGATCGTCCGGTCCGGCACACCCACCGAGATCGCCGCCGGGCACCCCTCGATGATCTCCTTCGACCGCCTCGACACGCTCCCGGACCCGCTCTCCGGCGTCACCCGCGTGCACCACGAGCACAGCCGCACGACGCTGGAGACCAGCGACCTGCAGGCCTCGCTCGGCGACCTCCTCGACTGGGCCGACCAGTACGGCGTCCGGCTCGCCGGGCTCGACGCCCGCAGCCCCAGCCTCGAGACCGTCTTCCTCGCGATCGCCGACGGTCGCGACCCGGACGCCGGCACGCCCGGCCGGCCCGCCGACCGCCCCGCCGAGCACGCCACCCCCGCCGTCCCCCTGGAAGGGAGCCTCCGATGA
- a CDS encoding M15 family metallopeptidase, with amino-acid sequence MAFGRLLVIVSLLLLGATLPAAAAEPASLVLTATAGPADADAPLAVTLTGDDGAPLAGAAVVLERRRDGAWAAVATVVTDTSGRGTAVVRRARDAGDNVFRARYDGDGVHDPARTAPVPSRLVRQPSVVTVGGRDRVVDERAVTLRVRWRTTAGTGVPGPVRLQRRLAGERWETLRTLRTDGRGRATLRVWPRVDSRWRVVAPALDWVRGDRSPVHGVDNLPPGVPVRLPAAAPEPRVDLPRQPRATSPGADPVVTAIPDGVWDDMTGRSWHEGCPVGRSGLRLLRINYWGYDGYRYRGELVAAAGAVDNMARALAAMYAGRYPIRSMVRVDRFGWSERVQGADDHRSMAAGNTSAFNCRWVVNRPGVRSPHSYGRSLDVNTWENPYRSATGLVPNSWWQAHRHPRVAWRSRDHGVVRIMLRHGFRWTYGTGDSQHFDVPSGSGRVVGPAPRACGGHACH; translated from the coding sequence ATGGCGTTCGGACGGCTGCTGGTCATCGTGTCCCTCCTCCTGCTCGGCGCGACGCTCCCGGCGGCCGCCGCCGAGCCGGCGTCGCTGGTGCTGACCGCCACCGCGGGGCCCGCGGACGCGGACGCCCCGCTGGCGGTGACGCTCACCGGGGACGACGGCGCCCCGCTGGCCGGTGCGGCCGTCGTCCTCGAACGACGGCGGGACGGCGCGTGGGCGGCGGTGGCGACGGTCGTCACCGACACCTCCGGGCGGGGCACCGCCGTCGTCCGGCGGGCCCGCGACGCCGGCGACAACGTCTTCCGAGCCCGGTACGACGGCGACGGGGTGCACGACCCGGCCCGCACCGCGCCGGTCCCCAGCCGCCTGGTGCGCCAGCCGAGCGTCGTCACCGTCGGCGGCCGCGACCGCGTCGTCGACGAGCGTGCCGTCACCCTGCGCGTGCGGTGGCGCACGACCGCCGGTACGGGGGTGCCGGGACCCGTGCGGCTCCAGCGCCGGCTGGCCGGTGAGCGCTGGGAGACCCTCCGCACGCTGCGCACCGACGGGCGCGGCCGCGCCACGCTCCGGGTCTGGCCCCGGGTCGACAGCCGGTGGCGGGTCGTCGCCCCCGCGCTCGACTGGGTGCGCGGCGACCGCAGCCCGGTGCACGGCGTCGACAACCTGCCGCCCGGCGTCCCGGTGCGGCTGCCGGCGGCGGCGCCCGAGCCGCGCGTCGACCTGCCCCGGCAGCCGCGGGCGACCTCGCCGGGTGCGGACCCCGTCGTCACCGCGATCCCCGACGGCGTCTGGGACGACATGACCGGCCGCAGCTGGCACGAGGGCTGCCCCGTCGGCCGCTCCGGCCTGCGGCTGCTCCGCATCAACTACTGGGGCTACGACGGCTACCGCTACCGGGGCGAGCTGGTCGCCGCCGCCGGCGCGGTCGACAACATGGCCCGCGCCCTCGCCGCGATGTACGCCGGCCGCTACCCGATCCGGTCGATGGTCCGCGTCGACCGGTTCGGCTGGTCCGAGCGCGTCCAGGGTGCCGACGACCACCGCTCGATGGCGGCCGGCAACACCTCCGCGTTCAACTGCCGCTGGGTGGTCAACCGCCCCGGCGTGCGCTCGCCGCACTCCTACGGGCGCTCCCTCGACGTGAACACCTGGGAGAACCCCTACCGCTCCGCCACCGGACTGGTGCCGAACAGCTGGTGGCAGGCGCACCGCCACCCGCGTGTCGCGTGGCGCTCGCGCGACCACGGCGTGGTCCGGATCATGCTGCGGCACGGGTTCCGCTGGACCTACGGCACCGGCGACAGCCAGCACTTCGACGTGCCGTCCGGCTCCGGTCGGGTCGTCGGGCCGGCGCCGCGCGCCTGCGGCGGTCACGCCTGCCACTGA
- a CDS encoding glycerophosphodiester phosphodiesterase: MTSRRSRTIPVGRVLAPALAALTMTLVAPLAPATADRTTVEQERSAAPSSVRVQQLDVPLVFGHRGASGYRPEHTLASYELAIRLGADYIEPDLVSTKDGVLVTRHENEIGTTTDVADHPEFASRRTTKTIDGVAVTGWFTEDFTLRELKTLRAKERLPLVRTGNTRYDGRFQVPTFTEVLALVARWEKRLGHKIGVAPETKHPTYFDSIGLSLEEPLLRSLKQAGKNKARSKVVIQSFEVGNLRELDHATDVPLVQLADARGGPYDLADEGTTYAELTSRGGLRKVARYADWVGPEKSLVLPRDPAGATGAPSALVGNAHRVGLRVVVFTVRDENQFLPTNFRVGTDPNAKGDVFGEITALLDAGVDGIFADFPDSGVFARDEWVG, encoded by the coding sequence ATGACATCTCGGAGATCTCGGACCATCCCCGTCGGCCGCGTCCTCGCGCCCGCCCTCGCCGCCCTCACCATGACGCTCGTGGCCCCGCTCGCGCCGGCCACCGCCGACCGCACGACGGTCGAGCAGGAGCGCTCCGCCGCGCCGTCGAGCGTGCGCGTCCAGCAGCTCGACGTCCCCCTCGTCTTCGGCCACCGCGGCGCCTCGGGCTACCGGCCCGAGCACACGCTGGCCTCCTACGAGCTCGCCATCCGGCTCGGGGCCGACTACATCGAGCCCGACCTCGTCTCCACCAAGGACGGCGTCCTGGTCACCCGCCACGAGAACGAGATCGGCACGACGACCGACGTCGCCGACCACCCGGAGTTCGCGTCGCGGCGCACCACCAAGACCATCGACGGCGTCGCGGTCACCGGCTGGTTCACCGAGGACTTCACGCTGCGCGAGCTCAAGACGCTGCGGGCCAAGGAGCGGCTGCCGCTGGTGCGGACCGGCAACACCCGCTACGACGGCCGGTTCCAGGTGCCGACCTTCACCGAGGTGCTCGCCCTGGTGGCGAGGTGGGAGAAGCGGCTCGGTCACAAGATCGGCGTCGCCCCGGAGACCAAGCACCCGACCTACTTCGACTCCATCGGGCTGTCGCTCGAGGAGCCGCTGCTGCGGAGCCTCAAGCAGGCCGGCAAGAACAAGGCGCGGAGCAAGGTCGTCATCCAGTCCTTCGAGGTCGGCAACCTGCGCGAGCTCGACCACGCCACCGACGTCCCGCTGGTGCAGCTGGCCGACGCGCGGGGCGGGCCCTACGACCTCGCCGACGAGGGCACCACCTACGCCGAGCTGACCAGCCGCGGCGGGCTCCGCAAGGTCGCGCGCTACGCCGACTGGGTCGGCCCGGAGAAGAGCCTGGTGCTGCCCCGCGACCCCGCCGGCGCCACGGGCGCACCGAGCGCCCTGGTCGGCAACGCCCACCGCGTCGGCCTCCGGGTCGTCGTCTTCACGGTGCGCGACGAGAACCAGTTCCTGCCCACGAACTTCCGGGTCGGCACCGACCCGAACGCCAAGGGCGACGTGTTCGGTGAGATCACCGCGCTGCTCGACGCCGGCGTCGACGGGATCTTCGCCGACTTCCCCGACTCCGGGGTCTTCGCCCGCGACGAGTGGGTCGGCTGA
- a CDS encoding HIT family protein encodes MPACVFCAIVAGEAQASVVLDEPDFLAFLDVRPLFHGHVLLVPREHVETLPDLPAGLRDGFLEAAQRIAVAVKDALGAQGSFVAMNNTVSQSVPHLHLHVVPRTKGDGLRGFFWPRTTYADGEADRVAASLRGALDS; translated from the coding sequence GTGCCCGCCTGCGTCTTCTGCGCCATCGTCGCGGGGGAGGCGCAGGCGTCCGTCGTCCTCGACGAGCCGGACTTCCTGGCCTTCCTCGACGTCCGCCCGCTGTTCCACGGCCACGTGCTCCTGGTGCCGCGCGAGCACGTCGAGACGCTGCCCGACCTGCCGGCCGGGCTCCGCGACGGGTTCCTGGAGGCCGCCCAGCGGATCGCGGTCGCGGTCAAGGACGCGCTGGGTGCCCAGGGCAGCTTCGTGGCGATGAACAACACCGTCAGCCAGTCGGTGCCGCACCTGCACCTGCACGTCGTCCCGCGCACCAAGGGCGACGGGCTGCGCGGCTTCTTCTGGCCGCGCACCACCTACGCCGACGGGGAGGCCGACCGCGTCGCCGCCTCGCTGCGGGGGGCGCTCGATTCCTGA